The genomic interval TACTGGTGGCTACGGTCAAGACTTAAAAAACTACAACTTAGCACAATTATTAAGGGATTTAGAAACAGTAGATGGCTTAGAACGTATTCGTATTTCTTCAATTGAAGCAAGCCAATTAACGGATGAAGTGATTGAAGTATTGCAACAGTCACAAAAAGTGGTTCGTCATTTACACATTCCACTTCAATCGGGCTCAGACAGTGTGCTCAAACGTATGCGCCGTAAATATTCAATGGCTCATTTTTCTGAGCGTATTCAAAAATTACACGTTGCGTTACCTGGTTTAGCCGTTACAAGTGATGTCATTGTTGGTTTCCCAGGTGAGACTGAAGCAGAATTTCAAGAAACGTATGATTTTATCGTTAATCATCATTTTTCTGAATTACATGTCTTTCCATATTCACCACGAATTGGTACACCTGCAGCACGTATGGATGATCAAATTGATGAAGAAATCAAAAACGAACGTGTGCATAAACTGATTGAATTGAGCAATCAACTTGCTAAAACATATGCATCAAAATTTGAAAATGATGTATTAGAAGTGATTCCTGAAGAAAAAGGTTCTCAAACTGGCGTGCTTGTTGGCTATGCAGATAACTATATGAAAGTAGAATTTGTAGGTGACGAGTCACTTATTGGGCAAATTTGCAAAGTGAAAGTGTCACAAGCCGGTTATCCAATCAATCAAGGGACGTTGTTACGTGTCGTTGAACATGCGACAAATGCTTCAGAAAATGAAAAAGTTTTAAGTTAAGCATATGATTCAACATACTACTCGAGTAAATTGACTACTTTTATTTACATTTTTTATTATCACGTAAAAAAGATTCATATTCTGTAAAAAAATGTAAATTTGAAGATTGACCGAGAAAAAGATTTAATTTATACTATTCATTACATGGTTACTTACTGTGTAAATGATGAATAAAAGTTTTTTTGATATTTGGAGGGAGGGAAATACAGATGTCTAAAACAGTAGTCCGCAAAAACGAATCATTAGAAGATGCTTTACGTCGTTTTAAACGCTCAGTTTCAAAAAGCGGTACAATTCAAGAAGTTCGTAAACGCGAATTCTATGAAAAACCAAGCGTAAAACGTAAAAAGAAATCTGAAGCTGCGCGTAAACGTAAATTCAGATAATCATTCATTGTGTTGAACTCCCTCAACATTCAAATGATGATATAAAAGAACGCTTACTCGCGATTGAGTAAGCGTTCTTTCTAAATATGACTCTCTTATTACTATTCCTATTTCAAACTTTTAATTCCCTGAAACGTTATTACTGTCTTTTAACTAAAACTATACAACTCATATTTTCTGTGTGTTCTGCGTTACTATCAATCATTTTTCCATACAATAGAAAATCGTAATAACAATTTAAATTAAAATCAATAAAGTCAAAAACTTTTAATAAATTTTTGATAACACTACATGATTCAACATTTTTCATGTATACTACAAGGAAGAGAGTGAGGTGTGTGACATATTAATTATCTCATACATATAAACCCAATCATCGGGAAAATTATTGGATCAAATGTTTTTCGTCAACTTGTAGAATGGTTAACTTCCCAAACGATTTCGCTAATTTTAACATGTATTGTCTTTCTTGGTTTTTTATATCAACTCTATTCTCGAAAGATTAATTTTGGCGGTATCATCGCATTATTCGCTTTATTAACAATCTTTTTAGGTTTCGTCATTCAAGGTAGTTTAACGATTGTTACAATAATGTTATTCGTCATTGGTGTGATTTTAGTCATTATCGAATTATTCGTATTCGGTGCAGTGTTGGGGATGATTGGTATGATTCTCATCATCATCAGTTTTATTACACTTGGAAATGACTTATCAATGATGTTATTCAATGTCGTATTCGCATTAATTTTGACATTAATCGAGTGGGTGATTTTAGTGAAATTCTTTAAAAAGAGTATAGCGATATTTGACAAAGTTGTATTAAAAGATTCAACGAGTAAAGAATCTGGCTATACATCTCATAATGACCGCTCTCATTTCGTCGGTGAAACTGCAGTAACCTATACTGATTTACGTCCTTCAGGCATTATCATTTTGAACAATCAGCGTATTGATGCTGTTTCTGAAGGGTCATACATTAGTAAAGACACTGAAGTTACAATTATTGAAGTTGAGGGCACACGTGTTGTCGTAAGAGAAATTTAAATATAAGGAGCGAATGTAATGTTAACAAGTGGATTAATTACTTTCATCGTCATTGCCGTATTAATTATTGTTGCTTTATTGATTTTATTTTCGTTTGTCCCAGTCGGCTTATGGATTTCTGCATTAGCTGCTGGTGTAAAAGTAGGAATTGGTACATTAGTAGGGATGCGTTTACGTCGTGTTTCACCGCGTAAAGTCATTGGCCCACTAATTAAAGCGCATAAAGCAGGTTTACATTTAACAACAAACCAACTTGAGTCTCATTATTTAGCAGGCGGGAATGTGGACCGTGTTGTTGATGCGAATATCGCGGCGCAACGTGCGGATATTAATTTACCATTCGAACGTGGTGCGGCTATCGATTTAGCAGGTCGTGACGTATTAGAAGCTGTACAAATGTCAGTAAACCCTAAAGTGATCGAAACACCATTTATTGCGGGTGTTGCGATGAACGGGATTGAAGTAAAGGCAAAAGCACGTATTACTGTACGTGCAAACATTTCACGCTTAGTCGGTGGTGCTGGTGAAGATACGATTATTGCCCGTGTGGGTGAAGGGATTGTCTCAACAATTGGTTCTAGTGAACACCACACACAAGTTTTAGAAAACCCTGATAACATTTCTAAAACCGTTTTAAGTAAAGGTTTAGATTCAGGAACAGCCTTTGAAATTTTATCTATTGATATTGCTGACGTAGATATTAGTAAAAACATTGGTGCCGATTTACAAACTGAACAAGCCATTGCAGATAAAAACATTGCACAAGCGAAAGCGGAAGAGCGTCGTGCGATGGCTGTTGCGCAAGAGCAAGAAATGAAAGCGCGTGTACAAGAAATGCATGCGAAAGTAGTCGAAGCTGAGGCACAAGTACCACTCGCTTTAGCAGAAGCATTACGTTCTGGTAATATCGGTGTGAAAGATTATTATAATCTGAAAAATATTGAAGCAGATACAGGGATGAGAGAAGCAATTAATAAAAGCACTCAAAACAACAACTCAACACCTGAACAGTAATTGAGGTGATTAGATGAGCATTGGAACGATTATATTTATTATCACCATTGCCATTTCTTTATTTAGTGCAGTTAGTGATAAAAGTCATGAGAAACGCCAAAAACAAAAAAAACCTCAAAATACCAAAAAGGAAACAACACCTCAAAAAAGTGGTGGTTTCCTAGAGAAAATGCAACAAAAGCTTGAAGAGTTTGAACAAGAACTTTCAGATTTTGATGAACCAACCGAACCGTCTGAACCACAGCCAACACAACAACCGAAACGTGAAAAGATGGTAAGACCTCAACCTACTCAATACGAAAAACAAGCTGAATCGACAAATTCAAAAACGCAAGAAAAACAAGAGCAGGCTACAGAAATGCAACAGATGTTGAATCAACATATGCATGAACTCGATAAACAACTTGATAAAGAAAGACAAAAGCGAATTGCACACATTGAAAGACGCGCCAAAAATATCATTCAAGATAGCTATTTATCGAATCGTACAAAGCAATTCAAATTGAAAAAATTGTTGGAAGAAAACAATACAACCGCTATCCAACAAGGCGATTTAACATTTTCCAATAATGAGGTCGTGAATGGGCTCATTTGGTCAGAAGTTTTAAACCGACCAAAGCAGTTATAAAACTCTCTTAAGATGAGACAAGAGATGATTTCAGTAGAGAAGCTGAGATTGTCGCTTGTCTCATTTGTTTTGCTCTTTTAATGTCGAGACCGAGTAGTAACATTTGAACGGAAACCGTATCGCTTCACGGAAAAATGCACATAGCCATTCTATCTTTAAAATGTTAAAATAGATGCTCTATAAAAACGCTAAAAAGTTGTATTTCAACACTTGAATTGAATGTGATTGACAAGTAACAAATGGCGTAAACGTGCTATAATAAGTGTGTAGCAATCGCAAAATATGAATAGTATCACACATTACAATTTGATACATTGATAATAAACAATATGAGCAAAGGAGTTACTTTATGCCTGAATTGATTCAGATCGACGACATCAACCAAGCACAAGCTTTATTAGGAAACAATGATGAACACATTCAACTTATTGAAGAAGCATTTGATGTTGTCATTCATGCCAGAGGACAAGAAGTTGCAGTTAAGGGCGAAAGAGTCAATGCTGTAACCGAAGCTGAATCTGTGCTAATCAACTTATTAAAAGTCATCGAGCAAGGTGCATCCATCACTGTTAAGGATGTACAAGCTGCAATTAAAATGGCTAAAAATGGACAAATTGAGCATCTCATTGATTTATATGAAGAGGAGATTACTAAAGATGCATTCGGTAAAACGATTCGAGCTAAAACGATGGGACAACGGATGTATATCCATGCGATGAAAAATAACGATTTAGTGTTCGGTATTGGGCCTGCGGGTACAGGTAAAACATTTTTAGCAGTTGTTTTTGCTGCTAAAGCTTTGCGTGCTGGACAAGTGAAACGCCTCGTCTTGACACGTCCAGCTGTAGAGGCGGGAGAATCACTTGGCTTTTTACCAGGTGACTTAAAAGAAAAGGTTGATCCTTATTTACGTCCACTATACGATGGTTTAAATACAGTTTTAGGGACTGAACAAACGGCACGACTCATTGAACGTGGCGTAATTGAAATCGCACCTCTTGCTTACATGCGTGGTAGAACTTTAGATGATGCGTTTGTCATTTTAGACGAAGCGCAAAATA from Staphylococcus sp. MI 10-1553 carries:
- the mtaB gene encoding tRNA (N(6)-L-threonylcarbamoyladenosine(37)-C(2))-methylthiotransferase MtaB encodes the protein MSTVAFHTLGCKVNHYETEAIWQLFKDAEYNRVDFEQNADVFVINTCTVTNTGDKKSRQIIRRAIRQNPDAVICVTGCYAQTSSAEIMEIPGVDIVVGTQDRHKLLNYIDTYQDERQPINGVSNIMKNRTYEELDVPYFTDRTRASLKIQEGCNNFCTFCIIPWARGLMRSRDPQKVIEQATQLVNSGYKEIVLTGIHTGGYGQDLKNYNLAQLLRDLETVDGLERIRISSIEASQLTDEVIEVLQQSQKVVRHLHIPLQSGSDSVLKRMRRKYSMAHFSERIQKLHVALPGLAVTSDVIVGFPGETEAEFQETYDFIVNHHFSELHVFPYSPRIGTPAARMDDQIDEEIKNERVHKLIELSNQLAKTYASKFENDVLEVIPEEKGSQTGVLVGYADNYMKVEFVGDESLIGQICKVKVSQAGYPINQGTLLRVVEHATNASENEKVLS
- the rpsU gene encoding 30S ribosomal protein S21 — protein: MSKTVVRKNESLEDALRRFKRSVSKSGTIQEVRKREFYEKPSVKRKKKSEAARKRKFR
- a CDS encoding NfeD family protein — translated: MIGSNVFRQLVEWLTSQTISLILTCIVFLGFLYQLYSRKINFGGIIALFALLTIFLGFVIQGSLTIVTIMLFVIGVILVIIELFVFGAVLGMIGMILIIISFITLGNDLSMMLFNVVFALILTLIEWVILVKFFKKSIAIFDKVVLKDSTSKESGYTSHNDRSHFVGETAVTYTDLRPSGIIILNNQRIDAVSEGSYISKDTEVTIIEVEGTRVVVREI
- the floA gene encoding flotillin-like protein FloA (flotillin-like protein involved in membrane lipid rafts) codes for the protein MLTSGLITFIVIAVLIIVALLILFSFVPVGLWISALAAGVKVGIGTLVGMRLRRVSPRKVIGPLIKAHKAGLHLTTNQLESHYLAGGNVDRVVDANIAAQRADINLPFERGAAIDLAGRDVLEAVQMSVNPKVIETPFIAGVAMNGIEVKAKARITVRANISRLVGGAGEDTIIARVGEGIVSTIGSSEHHTQVLENPDNISKTVLSKGLDSGTAFEILSIDIADVDISKNIGADLQTEQAIADKNIAQAKAEERRAMAVAQEQEMKARVQEMHAKVVEAEAQVPLALAEALRSGNIGVKDYYNLKNIEADTGMREAINKSTQNNNSTPEQ
- a CDS encoding PhoH family protein, whose translation is MPELIQIDDINQAQALLGNNDEHIQLIEEAFDVVIHARGQEVAVKGERVNAVTEAESVLINLLKVIEQGASITVKDVQAAIKMAKNGQIEHLIDLYEEEITKDAFGKTIRAKTMGQRMYIHAMKNNDLVFGIGPAGTGKTFLAVVFAAKALRAGQVKRLVLTRPAVEAGESLGFLPGDLKEKVDPYLRPLYDGLNTVLGTEQTARLIERGVIEIAPLAYMRGRTLDDAFVILDEAQNTTHAQMKMFLTRLGFGSKMVVTGDKTQIDLPRGVKSGLIEAEQRLKNIKGLAIQHLYQADVVRHPLVGQIISRYEED